Genomic DNA from Pseudomonas fitomaticsae:
GCGATCAGCTCCAGCTCATCGTCGATCTGCTTGAGCACCTTGGGCTGTGCGCCCTGCGGCCAGCGCCAGGCGATGCCCTCTTCGGTCAGGTGGCGCAGCCAGGAACTGGCGTCGTGTTCCTCGGGCACCAGCTCTTTGGGGTATTGATAGCGCAACTGGCCCAGATCGAAGGTGCATCGGCGAGCCAGTTTCACCGATTCGTCCAGCAAGGCCTGCGGATACAACTCGCTCAACACATCAAGGCTGCGCAGATGCCGCTCGCCGTTGGGATGCAGACGCAACCCGGCCTCAGCCACCGGCACGTGATGGCGGATTGCGGTCATGGTGTCCTGCAAGGCCCGGCGGCCACGGGCATGCATGTGCACATCACCGCTGGCCACGGCTGGAATTTGCAGCTCATCCGCCAGACTCAGCAGTGCGGCCAGCCGTTGCTGATCGTTCTGCCCGCGATGCAACTGTACTGCCAGCCAAAGCCGTTCGCCGAAGGTCTGTTTCAGCCAGCGGCCCTCTTCCACCTCATCGACCGCCTCCGGCACCCACAGCACCAGCAATCCCGGTAACGGCTCGCTGAAATCCTCGCGCAGGATTTGATACTGGCCTTTCCGGGTGCGCCGTCGTGCCTGGGTGATCAAGCCACACAGCGCCTGATAACCCTTGATGTTCTCCACCAGCAACACCAGTTTCGGGCCGTTCTCAATGCGGATTTCGCTGCCGATGATCAGCGGCAGCTCCACGGACCTCGCCGCCTGCCAGGCACGGACGATTCCGGCCAGGGTGCATTCATCAGTGATCGCCAGCGCCTGATAGCCGTGTTTTTTCGCGCGCTGGAACAGCTCCAGCGCACTGGAGGCACCGCGCTGGAAACTGAAATTCGACAGGCAGTGCAGCTCGGCATAACCCTGGTTCATGCGAACCAGCCCTGCAGCCACAACGGACCGCCCTCACCCACTGCCCGGTACGCCCAGCCTTGCTGGCCGGCGCGGTTCTGGATCAGGTAATAATCGCGGCGCACGTCGTCACCGTCCCACCAGCCGGACTCGATCCGTTCCGGGCCCATGAGGATCCGCGCCGAACCTTCGGGCACGGACTGCGGCTCGCCCAACAACCAGCCCGGACGCTGCACCCCCGGCAATGCAGGGCAACGTTGTTTGTCGTCGGCGTTCTGCCACGCGCACTCCGGTCGATGATCGGCCTGAAAGCGCAGGCCCTGCACCGCCTCATCCCCCAGCCGCGCACGCAAGCGTTCGCGCAGTTGCTCCCACGGCAAGGTCTGTTGCGGGCGGTCGTCGAACAGTTCCTGAAACTGCGGTACGAAGCTCGGCAGATCCTCGGCGCGCAGACGAAAGCCGCGCACCGGGGCTTCGACCTGCACCTGCTCCAGCCGACCACGGGCCAGTTCAAAGAGCATCGCCGGATCGCGCTCGGCACTGAGCAGGCCGACCTTGATCAGCGTGTCCGGCAGCCCCGCATGTTCCAGATGCAGATCGAAGCGCTGTACGCCACTGTCGCGCCCGCATAAAAACGCCGCCAGATCGGACGTCAGGCGGCGCAAGGGGAACAGCAGCGCCTGATGGGACTGCACGTCGAAATTGAGTTCGATACGCACATCGAAACGATCCGGCGGCAGATAGAACGCCAGCGCCAGCGGGCGTGCGCCGAACAGCGTGTCCAGGTGCTTGAGCATCGGCGCCTCGAAGCGCCGGGCCAGGGCCTGACGCGGCAGGTTCTGCACCTGATGGAGGTTGCGCAGGCCCATCCGCGTCAGCGCCGTGGCCACGCTCGGTTCAAGGCCGATGCGGTCGACCGGCAATTGCCCGAGGTGGTGGCGCAGGGCTTCACCGTCGGGCACCACCAATCCGTCGTAGGCGTTGGCCAGTACTCGCGCGGCCACCGGGTTGGGCGCGGCAACGATGCGGTGACGAAAGCCCAGCTCCGTCAGCTCCGTGCGCAACCGTGCCTCGAACTGCGCCCAGGAACCGAACAGCCCGAGGCTCGATTCGACCTCGAACACCACGGTACGCGGGTAATGCACGCTGACCTGGGCGCTGAAACGATAGGCCCAGGCGGCGAGAAACTGCTGCCAGTGCTCGACCTCGGCCGCATCGTAATCAACGGTGGCGAACCCTTTGCTCATGGCCTGCGCGGCGGTCATCGACTGACCGGGGCGCAAGCCCAGCGCCCGCGCCGCCGGGTTGACCGCTTGCAGCACCCGGCGCTGGGCCGGGCCGCTGAGCAGCGCCAAGGGTTGCTCGGGATCGGGGCGCTGACGCAACACGGCGTCGAGGGCCAATTGCGGGAACAGAATACAAACCCAGCGCATGGCGACCTCAATGCCCCACGGTGAAGGCAATCGGTGCGCTGCGCGCCAGACCGCCCCGGCACTTGAGCACGCGTAACTGCGCCGGGCGCGCATCGATGGCAATCCGCAGCGCGGCCGGCGACGGGTTGACCGCTTCGCTCAACGGGCGCCACGCAAACGCCAGGGTCTGGCCGGTTTCCGCCGCCACCTGCAAACGGCGCAAGGCGCGGTCATCGGCCTTGTGCGGCCAGCACAGCACCGCGCCGCAACTGCCCGAGCGCAGGCACTGTTCTGCCGCCCACAAGGCATCGCGTTCGCTGGCCTGGATCACCGACAACTGACGCAGATCGACCCCGGCATTGGCCCACGCCTGCGGGTATGGCACGAACGGCGGCGCCACCAGCACGATGCGCTCGCCCGCCGCCGACAGCCGCGCCAACGTCGGCCACACCAGTTGCAGTTCGCCGACGCCGGGCCCGGCCAGCAGGATTTCGCTCAGCGCCGCTTCTGGCCAGCCGCCACTGGGCAACGCTGCGTCCAGCGCCGCGTGCCCGGTGGGTTGCGGGCTGGCGGTGGGTGGCGCAGGCCGGCCCTTCCAGACCTGGCCCCCATTGAACAGCGTATCCAGCGCAACGACGGCCCCCATCAGCCTTGCCTCACCAGACCGCAGAACACCCCTTCGATGGCCAGGTCCTGATCGGCCCGCACCACAATCGGTTGATACGCCGGGTTGCGCGGCAACAGGCGAACCTCATCGCCAATCCGCTCGAAGCGTTTGATGGTGACCTCGCCGTCGAGTCGCGCCACCACGATCTGGCCGTTGAGCGCTTCGGGATTGCGGCGCACGCCGACCAGATCGCCGTCGAGAATCCCGTCCTCGATCATCGAATCACCCTGCACCCGCAGCATGTAGTCGGGCGTGCGGGAGAACAGCGCCGGGTCGAGCATCAGCCGATTGTGCAGGTCGGCATCGGCGCCGATGGGCGCACCGGCGGCCACCCGCCCGAGTACGGGCACTTCAAGCAGTTCCGGTCGCGCCGGTTGCCCGAGCAGGCGAATGCCCCGGGCCTGATGCGGATTGACTTCGATAAACCCGGCTTCGGTGAGCGCCAGCACATGCTTGCGCGCCACGCTGCGGGAGGCAAAACCAAAAGCCTCGCTGATTTCAGCGAGGCTCGGGGGCTGACCGTGTTCGGCGATGCGTTCGCGGATAAAGGTCAGGATGGCGGTACGGCGGGGAGTCAGAGTCGTCATGGAGTACATTTGTACTCCTGTGGGAATTTCCTGACAAGCACCGCCAGTCAGCTCAAATCCTGTGATTGATGGTTCCCACGCGGAGCGTGGGAAAAATCTCTCCGTCAGCTCAAACCGCGCGCCGCCAGAAACTCCGCGATGTAGTCGATAAACGCCACAACCTTGGCCGTCGCCCGCCGATGGCTCGGGTACACCGCCAGAATGTGCGGGCCGAAGCTGTCCGGGTCGATGTCGTAATCAGCCATGACCCGCACCAGTCGCCCGTCGGCGATGTATGGCGCAGCGCTCCACAATGGCGTGTGCAGCAAGCCGCGCCCGGCCAAAGCGCTGGCCAGCAGCAGGTCGTAATTGTCGCTGCGCAACAGCGGCGCCGACGGTTGCGCCAGGCTCAGGCGCTGGCCGTCGC
This window encodes:
- a CDS encoding Y-family DNA polymerase → MRWVCILFPQLALDAVLRQRPDPEQPLALLSGPAQRRVLQAVNPAARALGLRPGQSMTAAQAMSKGFATVDYDAAEVEHWQQFLAAWAYRFSAQVSVHYPRTVVFEVESSLGLFGSWAQFEARLRTELTELGFRHRIVAAPNPVAARVLANAYDGLVVPDGEALRHHLGQLPVDRIGLEPSVATALTRMGLRNLHQVQNLPRQALARRFEAPMLKHLDTLFGARPLALAFYLPPDRFDVRIELNFDVQSHQALLFPLRRLTSDLAAFLCGRDSGVQRFDLHLEHAGLPDTLIKVGLLSAERDPAMLFELARGRLEQVQVEAPVRGFRLRAEDLPSFVPQFQELFDDRPQQTLPWEQLRERLRARLGDEAVQGLRFQADHRPECAWQNADDKQRCPALPGVQRPGWLLGEPQSVPEGSARILMGPERIESGWWDGDDVRRDYYLIQNRAGQQGWAYRAVGEGGPLWLQGWFA
- the imuA gene encoding translesion DNA synthesis-associated protein ImuA — translated: MGAVVALDTLFNGGQVWKGRPAPPTASPQPTGHAALDAALPSGGWPEAALSEILLAGPGVGELQLVWPTLARLSAAGERIVLVAPPFVPYPQAWANAGVDLRQLSVIQASERDALWAAEQCLRSGSCGAVLCWPHKADDRALRRLQVAAETGQTLAFAWRPLSEAVNPSPAALRIAIDARPAQLRVLKCRGGLARSAPIAFTVGH
- the lexA gene encoding transcriptional repressor LexA, with translation MYSMTTLTPRRTAILTFIRERIAEHGQPPSLAEISEAFGFASRSVARKHVLALTEAGFIEVNPHQARGIRLLGQPARPELLEVPVLGRVAAGAPIGADADLHNRLMLDPALFSRTPDYMLRVQGDSMIEDGILDGDLVGVRRNPEALNGQIVVARLDGEVTIKRFERIGDEVRLLPRNPAYQPIVVRADQDLAIEGVFCGLVRQG